From Candidatus Thermodiscus eudorianus:
TGGTATACCTTTTTCCAGCTGGTCACCTCTGGGAGGGTACCCTTAGCCTTCTCGAAGATCCCCTTGAAGGCCTCAGCCGCCTTCTCATATATAGCCATCTCAGACCACCCGGGACATGCATATCCATGCCTTCAGTAAGGTCTCCCCGGGATTCTATTCATTGAACAGCGTCCTTGTTCATTACCAGTGGTTCATTAAGCATTTATATCGATCCAGTCGGGCCTCCGGTGCTTTAAAATACGTCCATGGATCCCGGGTATGTGTCTATATTAAACTATTGATTTCAGTCGCACAGCCAAGCTATATCGAGTGAGGATCCACGTGGGTTCGAGAGAGGGATAACTTATGGGTCGAAGAGTAGCAATAGTCGGGACAGGCCACTCTAAATTCGGCGTCAGGAACGATGTAAACCTCCCAGAGCTAGCGTACGAAGCTATAAAACAGGCCATAGCAGAGGCCGGGATTGAGAAAAAGGACATAGACCTAGTGGTAACGGGCTACGTCGGCGGGTGGAGCAGCGAAGGCCTAGCCCCCGTAGTAGTAATGGAGTACGCTGGCCTAACAGGGAAGCAGGGGTATAGGATTGAAGCCGCGTGCGCCACGGGGAGCGCCGCGATAAAGGCTGCAAGAGACGCTATCGCCGCCGGGGAAGCCGACATAGCACTCGTCGTAGGAGTAGAGAAGATGAACGAGAGCCCGACGCCGACAGTCGTAGAGTTCATTGGAAGGGCAGGGAACTACTTCTGGGAGTTCGAGAACTTCGGGCTGACGTTCCCAGGCTACTACGCCCTCTACGCAACAGCCTACCTGCAGAAGTACGGTGCCACAGAGGAGGACCTCTGTAAGGTGGCGGTCAAGAACCACTACTACGCCAGCATGAACCCCAAGGCACAGTTCCCAAGGCAGATAACCCTGGACATGTGCATGAACTCCAGGTACATCGCCTGGCCGCTAAAGCTGTTCGACTGCAGCCCCATAACAGACGGGGCCGCGGCCGTGGTATTGGCGAGCGAGGATATAGCCGAGAAGCTGACCGACACGCCGGTATGGATAGAGTCGATAGGCGTGTCGGTGGGCACCAGTAACTTGTCCAAGAGGAGCCAGTTCACTAGCCTGGAGGCTGCTAGGATAGCGGCGCAGGCCGCCTACAAGAAGGCGGGCATAGACCCCGAAGACCCCGCCAAGTACCTCGACGTCGCAGAGGTACACGACTGCTTCACAATAGCAGAGATACTGGCCTACGAAGACCTGGGCTTCGCCAAGCCAGGCGAGGGCTACAAGCTGATACGCGATGAACAGACGTATATCGGGGGGAAGATACCGGTCAACCTAAGCGGTGGTCTGAAGGCCAAGGGGCACCCGCTAGCGGCAACCGGAGTGAGCATGGCCGTCGAGTTAACCCGCCAGCTCCTGGGCAAGGTAGAGAAGGGCAGGCAAGCCGATATAAGGAACGGGAGAGCGCTGGCGCACAACATCGGGGGGACAGGCCACTACGCATACGTTACAATCTATTCGCTTTCCAAGCCCCGTACCCCGGTCTAGTCTAGGAGGTGGTGTAGTATGAGTACCCAGAAGGAGCAGGCGGACATGTTCCTGGCCCAGATGGACCAGTTCGCGAACACGATGAAGGAGAGCATAGGCATACCAGCGCTAATGGACCAGAAGACCGGCGTGAGGATGTGGTGGGACCAGAGGGAGATTAAGCTAAGATTCCTGATAAGCATAGAGAAGACCTTCAAGTTCTTCGAGGCCCTTGGGGAGGGCAAGCTACTGGCCACACGCTGCAAGAAGACTGGAAAGATACTATTCCCGCCGCAGGTAGACTGTCCAGACGATCCAGAAGACGAGGTCGAATGGGTCGAGCTACCAAACGAGGGAGAACTGCTGACGTGGACAGTCATATACGTTAAGCCATACAGCTTCGGCCACTACAACGACTACACGGTAGGCATAGTCAGGCTCAAGAACGGAGTCCAGGTCCTCGCATGGGTGAGGGAGGTCGACCCGAAGAAGCTGAGGGCTGGAATGCCGGTCAGGGTCGAGATAGTGAGGAGGCAGCCAGAGAACTACCTGACATACGAGATAGTCCCCCTAGAGGGTTAAGACGCTAACCCCCTTTTTCCTTCAACTCTCTCAATGCCTTAAACAACGTGGAATACGCCTTCCTAGACGCCTCATCATCGCTAGTCCCTAACCCGATCCTGATGACGCCTGGCAGCTCGAAGCATTCCCCGGGGTTCACAAGCAGTCTATAATCGGTGTATATTCTCTGCGACAGGCTAAGAGTGTCCCTAGCCCACGGTATCCTTAGGAGCATGAAGGCACCCGCTTCAGGCCACCACGGCTCTACCAGCCCCTCGGCCCCAGCTAGCTCCTCTCTTAGAAGCTCCAGGTTCCTCCTAACGATCCTCTGGGCCCTCTCCACGAGCTTACCCCTTATATAGGGGCTTAGAACGGCCTCGGCTACAGCCTCGCTGAGCCGAGGCGGGCTTATGGTTGTATAGTCCTTGATGGACCAGGCCTTCTCAATGATGCCGCTATCGGTGCTAGCGATCCACCCGATCCTCAGGCCGGGTAACCCGTAGACCTTGGATAGACCGGCCACCGACACCGCCGGCACATTGTACTTGCTGGCGTACTCTAGTATGGATGGAGCCGGCGTCGTGGAGTGTTCGAGCCCCTTGTAGACCTCGTCTACTATTACTACCGTGTTGTGCTTGGCCGCCTCCTCTACTAGGCTCTCCAGGGCCTCCCTTTCAACCCTGCCGGTGGGGTTGTTGGGGTTTGTTACGAAGACGGCGCGCGGCTTCCTCTTCCTCAACAGTTCTAATAGATCCTCTATCGGCATGCTCCACTCCTTCTGGGGCGATCTCCACGCCTCGTATATCTCGGCGCTCCTGGCCTGGAGTAGCCCGTGTACCTGCATGTAGTTCGGCATATCGACTACAACAATGTCGCCTGGCTTGACTATAGTCGCCACGGCCAGTAGGTTGGCTTCGGCGGAGCCAGTCGTGACGAGTACCTGGTCCTCGTTGATAACCGAGTATAGCTCGGCTATCCTCTTTCTGAGCCCGGGAGAACCCCTAGTCCACCCGTACCCGAGATCTACGGAGTAGAGGTCTACATCAACACCGATACTCTTGAGGTACTCCAGAGTAACCGGGTCCACGCCACTTTCACTCAGGAGGATCTCGGCCGACGTCTCTCTTTCACTCTGCCACCTCTCCAGGCAAAAAGGGGGAAGATCGCCAGCGAAGACCATCTCGGAGACACCACCCCTCAGCGGCCACTATAAGTAGAGGCGTTCCAGGCCTTAAGCTAGCCGATTCCACTGTATAGATCGGTTCTCCTCAGGCCGAGTAGCGGTAGGATTTCCCGGGCCCTCTCCAATTCCCTGGTGTCGATTCTAGCCTGGAGCACCTTCTCCCCGTATCCAGCCTCGGCAGTCACTACGCCAAGCGGGTCCACCACCATGCTCCTCCCAGTGAACCTTGACCCGTATAGTATGGGCGCGGCGATCCATATCGTGTTCTCATGGGCCCTAGCCTGGGCTAGAAAGCGGTATTGCTCCTCCTTCCCATGGCCAGTATACCATGCGCTCGGTATGACGACGATATCAGCCCCATTAAGGGCCTGATATCGGAGGATCTCGGGGAATCTTATCTCGAAGCAGATAGCCAGCCCGATCCGGAGACCACAGGCCTTTACCGGCTTGAATAGCCTCTCGCCCGGCGTGAACACGTCGCTCTCCCTGTAGCCTAGCGCGTCGAAGAGGTGGGTCTTCCTGTAGCTGGCTATGACCTCTCCGTGCTCGTCGAGTATGATGGCGGTGTTGTAGGGCTTGCCCCTAGAGTTCCGCTCTATGAGAGTGCCTATGATGCAGGAACCCTTACTGCGTGCTATCTCAGAGAGCCCCTCAACCCAGGGACCCTCCATAGTCTCGGCTATCCTGTTGAGCTCCTCCGCTTTGACGCCTGTGGGATCGTACATAGCGTATTCCGGCATGGCTATTATGCTGTTATCCGATATGCGAGTCGCTAGCCTTCGAACCGCCTTCAACGACTCCGCTTTATCTAGCCTGGCGTTGAGCTGTATTAGACCGATTGTGGCCTCCACCGCGGTAGCACCGTGGCTGTATACTGGTCGTCCTCGAATTATTATAGGGGAGGTCTTGTCAAAATGTAGCCCGTGATATAGTCTAGCGGGCGGGCATAGCGTGAGGCTCTCTACACATATAGCGTTCGGCGTTGGAGTAGCTGGCGCGGCTTCCGCTTACCTTCTAGACTGTAGTATAACGTGCTGGATACTGTCATTGATTGCCTCGGCAACCGTAAATATCATGGTCGACATCATGGGCCACGACCACAGGCTCTTCAGACCCCCCGCGAGGACAAAGGTGACCCACAGCCTACCAGGGATAATCGGGATCTCCATCGCGGTGGCCTGGCTGATCCAAAGGGGCATCGCATCCCCATTACTCCCCCAGCCCTATAAGATCTACACCGCAACCATAATCGGGGGTCTCAGCCACTGGTTGCTAGACGCTCTAAACCCAACGGGAGTATATGTCGTCAAGGGGAGGTTCCGCATAGCTAGGATCCCATACCACAGCCTAGCCGCTAATATGGTGCTCCAAATGATCGGGGGAGGCTTGCTGTTCTACTCTGCCATGAGATACTATGGCGTACCCGGCTGAGTACTAGCCTTTATCAACCATCAAGCCCAACCCCAACAATCCCCGGAGAGGGGATTAGGACTTTGAAGTCTATAGTAGAGACAGTCGACGTGACACCCTCGGGGTGGGGCAGCGATCTTATAGCCTCCTATATAGTATCGGGGGATAAGACCGCCGTGATAGACACGGGGCCGGGGAACTCCTACGAAAGGCTGAAGCGCTCCCTGGAATCCCTCGGCATAGAGCCAGACTATGTAATACTAACCCATATCCACCTAGACCACGGTGGGGCCTCGGGCCATATAGCCCGCGATTATCCCTCCGTAAAGATACTAGTACACCCCAAGGGGGCCAAGCACCTAGCCAATCCCTCTAAGCTATGGAACTCCGCCAAGGTGGTACTAGGCCGGGTGGCCGAGATATACGGCGAGCCGGTGCCCGTTCCCAGCGAAAACATTGTAGCTGTAGAGGACGGCTACAGGCTAGACCTTGGAAGAGGGGTCTCGCTAGGGATATACCATACACCGGGGCACGCGAGCCACCACATGAGCATACTCCTTGAACCCGAGGGGGTGATCTTCACTGGCGACTCGGCCGGGGTATCGATAGTCATCGACGGCGTCAGGGTGGAGTTGCCAACTACTCCGCCGCCATTCCACCCAGGGCTCTACCTCAAGAGTCTTGAGAAGATGAAGGCGTTAAACCCTAGGAGGCCTGCCCCGGCACACTACGGGGTTAAGGACGAGGACGCGGTCGAGTATATCGACAGGGAGAAAAGACGGTTATCAAGCTGGTACGAGATAGTCCGCGAGACCGTGAAGCAGGGGATAGTGGACGTCGGCGGAGTGGCAGAGGTGCTAGCCTCCAGGAATAGCGATGCTAACAGGGCATTCAACCACTCGAACCCCATCGTCAAAGAGGTATTCTATATGGGCACTGTATGGGGGCTAGTCGAGACCGCTAAAAAAGAGCTAGGTTTAGAGGGCTGAAGCCCCTCCTAGCCCTTGAGCGACGCTACTATATAAGAGAGGGCCGCTGGGACGATCAGGTGGTAGCTGAACGCTACGAGCACCGTCACGGGGCCCCCGATCCCAGCGAGTATCCTCACGCCATCGACTCCACCAGCCACCCCCAACAGTAACACGTACCCGGCCAGTCCTGCTAGGAAGCCCACTAGAGCCGCATCTCTAGCCCCGATTCTACCGGCAAGTACGACTGCCGCCACTAGCACCGGGGCCGCTATTAGGCCATAGGCTGGCGGCAGCATTAAGCCAAACATGTAGGCTATGGTAGCTACAAGCCATGATATCCCAAGCCTTGACCCACTCATCGCGCATCACCCTTCGCGATCGAATACGAGGCTAGGCCCTTGGTACGCGTTGGGCCCCAAGCCCAGAGTGTAGTAAAGGTACTCGCCCCGTGTCCAGTAGTACAGGTATATGTCCTGGTAGTGCTTGCTGAAGGGGTTCCCACTCTCCCCGCCTGGAAGCGATATCATGTAGCCCGTACTGGATAAATCGACTATTTGCCTGATGCTTGGTCCATGGGTCACCGGCATGCCCTGGCTTGCATCGACTACAGTTGGCCTGGCAACGTTTATACTATAGGGGCCGCCGCTGGCTGGGACCCTCTTGTAGTCGAGTATCTGGAAGGCTGGATGCTCTACCAGGTAGTAGTGTATGTCTCCGTACCTCCACTGGCGGTAGTCGCTGGTGCCGAAGTACCTGGATAGAAGCTTTAGGGCGTCGTCGAGGCTAGCCTCTGCTAGGCCCTTGAGGTCTCCGCCCGGTATGAGGCTTAACGCGTACTCGTCGCCCTTGGCGGCGGCCTTCACTATGCTTAGCAAGTAGTGGAATCTCAGGAAGCCGAGGTCTTTCTCATCGCCGTATAGGTGTTTCCACACGTTCTTGTGGAAGGAGTAGATCCACGCCACGGCTATAGCTGGCTGGAACTCGTCCTTATCCATGTTTGGCCCTTCTGCGGCGAGCCAGGCCTTGAGGATCTCCGCGTACTCGCCGCTAGCGTAGGGTAGTATGGCGGTTTCGAGGTAGTCCTCTACGCTCAAGTCGTAGTAGTCGGTCTGTATACTCTTCATCTCGTCAATGGTGACTACGCCGTCAGCCAGCGCCTCCGTGAGTAGCTCCTTTATCCTCTCCTCCCTATATCGATCAGCGTAATGCCATCCTATGAAGTCCCCGCAGCTCCCGTCGAAGGGCTTGCTGTTCGCCGTCGCTATGAAGGGGATCGGTGGGTTGTAGAGGATGGGCAACTCCTCCTTGGGCATGTACCCGGTCCATTCGCCCTCGCCCCTACTGCCGTTAAATGGTATGTAGCCCTTGTTGACCAGCTTGCCCATGTCGACTCCGGCTACAACCACATCGTCCAGCAGCACCGGCAGGTTGTCTCTCACGGGGTACGCGCCGACAGGACTATACGCGAAGTCTCCCTGGTCGTCGGCTACAACTAGGTTCTGGATGGGCACGTGGAACCATCTCTGCGCGGTTATAGCCTCTCTCACGCTAGACGCATTGTTTAGCTCCACGAAGAACTCTAGTTCGAAGCTGACGTCGAGCCCGGTCCAGGCCACGGCATACCTGGTGCCATCGCGCTCTAGGACGGGTCCATGTATGGTCCTCAGCACTGTGATCTCGCGCTTCTCGTAGGTCCTCTTGATTGGGTTGTAGACTAGGATTGTCTCGCTAGTCTTATTGGCGTCTAGCCACTCGCCCCTGTAGTAGTACTTGTCCCCCCTCCAGACGTAATAGTAGTAGTCTGTGAAGTCTCCCATAACATTCGTAAAGGCCCAGGCCAAATGCTGGTTCCTCCCTATCACTACCAGCGGGGTCCCTGGGAAGAGGGCGCCGATGCTCTTGAAGCTGGGAGTGTTTATCTCGGCTAGGAACCATATGGGGGGAACGCTCAACTGCAGGTGGGGGTCGTTGGCGAGCAGGGGCTTACCGGTTTCGCTCACGCTACCGTTGACGACCCAGTTGTTCGAGGCTAACCCCATTGCCGCTACAGACCATAGTCCCCTGACCTCGTCGATCCATTTTAGAACAGGGTCCACGTCTGGTAGGGTGTACTTATCGCCTGGCACTGTCGACAGCTTCTTCCTGGAGGAGTAGTCGTAGGCGTTAGGCTTGGATGAGACCTGGCCCCACTTGGTGGCGTAACTACACTTGGCCTGGACGCTCGTCCCCCTCCAGTAGGGTATATCCATGTACGCTATTATCCTGGGCCCCCATTTCTCGACAAGTTTGCCTAGCACCAGGTCCTCATCGTTCCACGCTAGACCTAGGGCTATTACGCGTGCAATCGATAGCGTGTCTATGGGCCTCCAGTGGACCGGCTTTAACCCCAGGACCCTGTACTCGACTGGAAGCAGGTTGTTCTCGATGGCATAGTCTATGTAGCTGTTGACTCCGGCCGAGTAGGCCAGGAGCAGATCCTCCAGCTTCTGGAGTTCGGGCCTCTCCACTATCTGCTTCCACGTCTCCTCTAGGACGTGGTTCAACCCTATACTCCTAATGAACACGTCATTATCATAGCCGGGCTCCCCTACGAGGGCCGAGAGGTTCCCTTCCCCGATTCTCCTCAGGAGGTCCATTTGGAAGAGGCGCATGCTAGCGGTGACCCAGCCCATGGCGTACACTCCGGCTTCATCCGTAGTTGCATAGATGTGGGGTATTCCATGCTCGTCCCAGACGACCGTTGCATTACCCACGACGAGTATATTGTGCTCTCCCGATGGAGGGCTGGCTGCAAGGCCTGCCCCTGTCACCCCATGGTAAGGGTCTAGGAAGGACTGGAGTACGGGTGCGATGTATGGTAGTGCCATGAAGGCTATAGCTATCACTCCAACGAGAACTATCTTACCCTTTTTAGCCAATCCAGGAGTCACCGGTGATATGACATTGTCGTCGCGGCTGATAATAAGGCTTGATTACCAAGCCATTAGGGCGTTACAGTGGAAAGGAGGTATTTTTAGAGAAGTGGGGTTGGCCCTGGCTATTTTGCAATGATTATCTCCACCCCGGGCAGGAGTACCGGTTCGAAGGGCTTTCCAGTGCCAGAGTAGAACTTGCTGAAGTACTCGTAGAAGTGGAGCCTCATGCTGTGGGCAAACGCTATAATCGCCTCTAACGCGGCGACCATTAGGTTCCCGAAGGCGTAGACGAGTGCTCCTAGGAATATAGCTACCGCTGCCGGCAGCATAGTGGTCCCGGCGATGGCATAGTATAGTTCGGTGAAGCCTAGCATGAGCCCGGAGTGGGCCAGGCCGAGGCCCATGATTCTAAGGAAGCTTGGGATGTTGCCGAGAGCCATCAGGAACATCTCGTAGACTCCCATGAAGCTCTCGCCCAGGCCGTGTAGGAAGCTCTCGCCCTCCAGGGCCAGCCCAATGGGCTCGCCTATCAGCTTCCAGAGCATCGCCACTACGGCTCCATAGAACGTTATAGCCTGGATGATGCCGCCGCTCCCCTTCTGGAAGATCGCCTGGTTGAGTATGCTTCCCCCCTCGCTGGCGCTCGCGGTCACGAGGAACGGTAGCGTCGCTGAGAAGAAGAACAGGAATACGGGTAGCTTGCTTAGGACCGCCCCTATCTTGTCTCCCTTCAGGAACGCATCGACTACCCCAAGGAAGGTGCCTAGGGTCAGCATGAAGGCGGCTATCCACAGGGCTATACTCAGGGTGTTGAATATCAGCTGCCTCACCACCTCCTGGCCTAGGTGCTCTTCAACGGCCAGTGTCGCCTGGGCCAGTGGAGGCGTCTCGAAGCCTAGCTTGTGCCAGAAGTCTAGGAGCCCGACCTTGGCGGCGACGAGGGATCCGAAGAACTCCCCTGCTAGGAACCCTGTGACCATGCTGGCGGCTCCGAGCACGGAGAGGATGAATCTCCAGTTGGCGTCCTTGTTCCTGAGATACCATTGGGCGAAGAGGAGCACGAGCAGCCCGTGGCCCATGTCGGGGAACATCAATGCGAATATGAGCGGGAATGTTATCGCCATGAAGATCGTTGGGACGATCTCGTCAGCGTCGGGCTCTCCGTACATTCTAACTATCATGTGGAAGGGCTTCAGGAACCTGGGCATCTCTATCTTTGTGGGCACCTTCTTGGCGGCCCTCTTAACCCCCAGGCTCAATACTATGAAGGCGCCGTTCAGGGCTTCATCGAGTATCTTCCTAAACTTCCTCGAATCGGCCTTGTCGACGAAGCCCCTGAACATGGCCATAGTCTTTGTAAAGACCGTGTTCGCGAGGAGCCTTGAGGCCTCTCTCAGCGCGTAGACGAGCGTGTAGTACTTGTCTAGCTCGCTCTTGCGCGAGCGCAGGGCGCTTACTATCTCGTCTGCCTCCTTCTGGAGCCTCTCTATCTCCGAGACCAGGGCCGCGTACGCCTTGCTCGGCTCTCCGGGTAGCTCCTCTGGGATCGAGATTGGGGTCCACTTGAACTGCCTCATGGATGCGAGGAACTTCCTCACCCTACCGGGGTCTCCGGCCACGGCCACGACCGCTATCTCCTCGGTCGGCGTCTCGACCGCCGCTATAACGCCGTGCTTCTCGGCCGACCTTCTAACGGCCTCTACGAGGTTCTCCCCGGTTATGTATCCTATGGCGTAGCCTATGAAGCTGAGCGCAGTCGCACTCCTCACATCAGCGTCTACATCCTTGACTAATTCCAGCACGGATTTGAGGGCCTCGTACTCCTTGATCTTAGTCTCTATAGCCGTTAGCCTCTGGACGCCCCTCTCGTATTCCCTCTCAAGGTCTCTATACTCCTCCTGTAGCTTCTCGAAGGCCTCCTCCCACCCGCCGGCCTTGAGCCGGAGCCCCTGGACCGTGGAGGGCTCTATTCCAAGTACCTTATAGTAGGATTGGAGCCTGCTGAGCTTCTCGTTGACCCTAGCGTAGAAGCTCCTGTACTTCCTGGAGACGTAGCCCCCCTTAACCTCCCGCGGAGGCTCGTCGACGTGGAGTATGCCTGCCGTAGCCAGCGCCGCGACTGCCTTGTCATAGAGCGATATGGGCACGCTCGCCAGCACTTCCTCGATCCTTCTCGGCAGCAGCAATCGCCTGGCACCCCATACTACCAGTTAAGCCCATGGCCTCTAAGGCCTTCTCCCAGATTATTAACGATACTAGTCCCCACTACTTTAAAACAGGGATCGGAGCACGGATCTGTTATGGGAGGTACGCTTTGAGTGATAAGGCGGAGATGGGCACTATAGTCGTGGTCTCCGATAGTGTAAACGCGCCGCTCTTTAGGAGCGTGGGCTTCACGGTATACGAGGCCCGGGATAAGAAGGACTTGCTAGACACTATCAACTACGCAATGCAGAAGGAGCAGAACGCCAAGCTCCTGATAGTCCTGAAACACCTAGTGGAGGACGAGGACAAGCTAAGGAGGCAGGTCGACCAGTATGATGTAACGCTCCTAATACTCCCGACCCGGTGGGCAAAGGCCGAGCCCATTAACGTTGATAAACTACTTGCAAAAGCCCTAGGACTGGGATAACGGAAGTGGTGGGGCATGGCGATCACAGGTAATCCTGAAAAAGTCGCCAGAGAGGCCGTCGAGAGAGAGCTTGAGAAGGCCATCAAACAGCTAAGCGAAGCCAAGGCTGCAGCCGAGAAGCTGATCAGGGACTCCTACACCTCCAACCTCAGGGAGGCCGAGAAGAAGCTCAAGGAGGAGTTCGCCAGGGCCGAGGAGCAGCTTAAGAGCCTGATATCAGTATTGGAGTTGGAGCTGAAATCCAAGGTCTCAGAGGCCAAGAACAAGTATATCGACGAGGTACTGGAGAAGGCTAAGGCCAGGATCAAGGAGGCCAAGAGAGGAGCCGACTGGTACAATAGCTACATGGAGAACATCATAAAGAAGCTCTCCGGAGAAGTCGAGAGCGAGATGATGGTATTAACCGCTCCAGAAGACCGCGAGCTGGTACAGGGCCTCCTAGAAAAGTATGGCGGTGGAAAACTCAAGTTGTCCGAGGACGCCGTT
This genomic window contains:
- a CDS encoding thiolase domain-containing protein, giving the protein MGRRVAIVGTGHSKFGVRNDVNLPELAYEAIKQAIAEAGIEKKDIDLVVTGYVGGWSSEGLAPVVVMEYAGLTGKQGYRIEAACATGSAAIKAARDAIAAGEADIALVVGVEKMNESPTPTVVEFIGRAGNYFWEFENFGLTFPGYYALYATAYLQKYGATEEDLCKVAVKNHYYASMNPKAQFPRQITLDMCMNSRYIAWPLKLFDCSPITDGAAAVVLASEDIAEKLTDTPVWIESIGVSVGTSNLSKRSQFTSLEAARIAAQAAYKKAGIDPEDPAKYLDVAEVHDCFTIAEILAYEDLGFAKPGEGYKLIRDEQTYIGGKIPVNLSGGLKAKGHPLAATGVSMAVELTRQLLGKVEKGRQADIRNGRALAHNIGGTGHYAYVTIYSLSKPRTPV
- a CDS encoding Zn-ribbon domain-containing OB-fold protein — protein: MSTQKEQADMFLAQMDQFANTMKESIGIPALMDQKTGVRMWWDQREIKLRFLISIEKTFKFFEALGEGKLLATRCKKTGKILFPPQVDCPDDPEDEVEWVELPNEGELLTWTVIYVKPYSFGHYNDYTVGIVRLKNGVQVLAWVREVDPKKLRAGMPVRVEIVRRQPENYLTYEIVPLEG
- a CDS encoding pyridoxal phosphate-dependent aminotransferase translates to MVFAGDLPPFCLERWQSERETSAEILLSESGVDPVTLEYLKSIGVDVDLYSVDLGYGWTRGSPGLRKRIAELYSVINEDQVLVTTGSAEANLLAVATIVKPGDIVVVDMPNYMQVHGLLQARSAEIYEAWRSPQKEWSMPIEDLLELLRKRKPRAVFVTNPNNPTGRVEREALESLVEEAAKHNTVVIVDEVYKGLEHSTTPAPSILEYASKYNVPAVSVAGLSKVYGLPGLRIGWIASTDSGIIEKAWSIKDYTTISPPRLSEAVAEAVLSPYIRGKLVERAQRIVRRNLELLREELAGAEGLVEPWWPEAGAFMLLRIPWARDTLSLSQRIYTDYRLLVNPGECFELPGVIRIGLGTSDDEASRKAYSTLFKALRELKEKGG
- a CDS encoding carbon-nitrogen hydrolase family protein; the protein is MEATIGLIQLNARLDKAESLKAVRRLATRISDNSIIAMPEYAMYDPTGVKAEELNRIAETMEGPWVEGLSEIARSKGSCIIGTLIERNSRGKPYNTAIILDEHGEVIASYRKTHLFDALGYRESDVFTPGERLFKPVKACGLRIGLAICFEIRFPEILRYQALNGADIVVIPSAWYTGHGKEEQYRFLAQARAHENTIWIAAPILYGSRFTGRSMVVDPLGVVTAEAGYGEKVLQARIDTRELERAREILPLLGLRRTDLYSGIG
- a CDS encoding metal-dependent hydrolase, whose translation is MRLSTHIAFGVGVAGAASAYLLDCSITCWILSLIASATVNIMVDIMGHDHRLFRPPARTKVTHSLPGIIGISIAVAWLIQRGIASPLLPQPYKIYTATIIGGLSHWLLDALNPTGVYVVKGRFRIARIPYHSLAANMVLQMIGGGLLFYSAMRYYGVPG
- a CDS encoding MBL fold metallo-hydrolase, whose protein sequence is MKSIVETVDVTPSGWGSDLIASYIVSGDKTAVIDTGPGNSYERLKRSLESLGIEPDYVILTHIHLDHGGASGHIARDYPSVKILVHPKGAKHLANPSKLWNSAKVVLGRVAEIYGEPVPVPSENIVAVEDGYRLDLGRGVSLGIYHTPGHASHHMSILLEPEGVIFTGDSAGVSIVIDGVRVELPTTPPPFHPGLYLKSLEKMKALNPRRPAPAHYGVKDEDAVEYIDREKRRLSSWYEIVRETVKQGIVDVGGVAEVLASRNSDANRAFNHSNPIVKEVFYMGTVWGLVETAKKELGLEG
- a CDS encoding penicillin acylase family protein, encoding MAKKGKIVLVGVIAIAFMALPYIAPVLQSFLDPYHGVTGAGLAASPPSGEHNILVVGNATVVWDEHGIPHIYATTDEAGVYAMGWVTASMRLFQMDLLRRIGEGNLSALVGEPGYDNDVFIRSIGLNHVLEETWKQIVERPELQKLEDLLLAYSAGVNSYIDYAIENNLLPVEYRVLGLKPVHWRPIDTLSIARVIALGLAWNDEDLVLGKLVEKWGPRIIAYMDIPYWRGTSVQAKCSYATKWGQVSSKPNAYDYSSRKKLSTVPGDKYTLPDVDPVLKWIDEVRGLWSVAAMGLASNNWVVNGSVSETGKPLLANDPHLQLSVPPIWFLAEINTPSFKSIGALFPGTPLVVIGRNQHLAWAFTNVMGDFTDYYYYVWRGDKYYYRGEWLDANKTSETILVYNPIKRTYEKREITVLRTIHGPVLERDGTRYAVAWTGLDVSFELEFFVELNNASSVREAITAQRWFHVPIQNLVVADDQGDFAYSPVGAYPVRDNLPVLLDDVVVAGVDMGKLVNKGYIPFNGSRGEGEWTGYMPKEELPILYNPPIPFIATANSKPFDGSCGDFIGWHYADRYREERIKELLTEALADGVVTIDEMKSIQTDYYDLSVEDYLETAILPYASGEYAEILKAWLAAEGPNMDKDEFQPAIAVAWIYSFHKNVWKHLYGDEKDLGFLRFHYLLSIVKAAAKGDEYALSLIPGGDLKGLAEASLDDALKLLSRYFGTSDYRQWRYGDIHYYLVEHPAFQILDYKRVPASGGPYSINVARPTVVDASQGMPVTHGPSIRQIVDLSSTGYMISLPGGESGNPFSKHYQDIYLYYWTRGEYLYYTLGLGPNAYQGPSLVFDREG
- a CDS encoding V-type ATP synthase subunit I gives rise to the protein MLLPRRIEEVLASVPISLYDKAVAALATAGILHVDEPPREVKGGYVSRKYRSFYARVNEKLSRLQSYYKVLGIEPSTVQGLRLKAGGWEEAFEKLQEEYRDLEREYERGVQRLTAIETKIKEYEALKSVLELVKDVDADVRSATALSFIGYAIGYITGENLVEAVRRSAEKHGVIAAVETPTEEIAVVAVAGDPGRVRKFLASMRQFKWTPISIPEELPGEPSKAYAALVSEIERLQKEADEIVSALRSRKSELDKYYTLVYALREASRLLANTVFTKTMAMFRGFVDKADSRKFRKILDEALNGAFIVLSLGVKRAAKKVPTKIEMPRFLKPFHMIVRMYGEPDADEIVPTIFMAITFPLIFALMFPDMGHGLLVLLFAQWYLRNKDANWRFILSVLGAASMVTGFLAGEFFGSLVAAKVGLLDFWHKLGFETPPLAQATLAVEEHLGQEVVRQLIFNTLSIALWIAAFMLTLGTFLGVVDAFLKGDKIGAVLSKLPVFLFFFSATLPFLVTASASEGGSILNQAIFQKGSGGIIQAITFYGAVVAMLWKLIGEPIGLALEGESFLHGLGESFMGVYEMFLMALGNIPSFLRIMGLGLAHSGLMLGFTELYYAIAGTTMLPAAVAIFLGALVYAFGNLMVAALEAIIAFAHSMRLHFYEYFSKFYSGTGKPFEPVLLPGVEIIIAK